GGGCCGGGAACGCGTTCGTCGCTCTGCTCGCCCGCTTGGGGGTGGGCCCGATCCATCTCCTGACCACGACAGGTCACAGGACGGGCCGGGAAGCGACGGTCCCCGTGGTCCCGGTCGACGACGGCGACCGTCGCTGGCTCGTCGCCCCCTACGGCGAGGTCCAGTGGGTACGCAACGTGCGCTCGACCGACCGCGTGGAGATGCGCTACGGCAGGACGAGTCGGCGGTACCGCGCCCACGAGGCGGCGCCCACGGAGGCGGGACCGGTCCTCAAGCGCTACGTGGCCATCGCGCCCAAGGCTCGTCCGGAGTTCGACGCGACCGTCGACGACCCGGTGGAAGCGTTCGTGGCCGAAGCCGACCGGCACCCGGTCTTCGAGTTGCTCGCCGCCTGAGATCCGGGCGGGCCGGCGTCGGCTCTGGGGAGTTCGACACGTCGAACCGAACCACCCACCGGGGGCGCAGGCGCCGTTTCTTGACCGCCCGGTCAAGTGCTGTGCGAGACTCGAACGACCGTCGGCCGCTGGGTGCCGCGGGCGGATCGGAGGGGACGTGTCGGTCGAGACGCTGAGGGAACGGGTCCGTCGCCAGCGCGACGAGCTGCCCGGGATGTATGGCGACATCGACTTCGACCGGGTGCCCGAGCGGCTGGCTCTCGGCCCCGACGACGAGTCGGACTACCCGACCCACATCAAGCTCTCCCGCGCCGACCTGATGGCCGACACCAGCCTCATCGAGGTGATGGCCACGGCCACCATGCTCGGCGACGTCGTCTGCGACGCCTACGTCTCGCTGATCCCCGAGCTCGGCATGCAGCGCCTCATCGAGATGGTCCGCAGCGCCTGCCGGGACGGCATCGAGGCCGTGGAGGGCGCCCCCGAGGAGCTCGTCGCCTTCATCGAGGCCATGGAGGACACCCCCGACTGGATCGACCTGGACCTGGTCGAGCGAGGCGCCCGGGTCGAGCGGGCCGGCGCCGCCCTCGCCGCCCCCTACGCGATCCGTGGTGCCTTCCTGGCCACCTTCCTCAACGAGTACGCGGCCCTGCCCATGGCCATCACCGGGTCGCTGTCGGACAAGCGGGCCGCCCGGCGGGTCAACGAGACGGCCAGCTTCTTCGCCACCACGGTCCTCCCGGGCGGGATGCGCCGCGACGGCCCGGGGTTCGAGGCCGCAGCGATGGTGCGCCTGATGCACTCGATGGTCCGCTACAACGCGCTGCGGCGGTCGGACCGCTGGGACCAGGAGCGCTTCGGCATCCCCATCCCGCAGGTCGACCAGATGCCGGCGGGGCTGATCTCGTCCTTCCTCATCGCCGCCGCGGTGGTCAAGGCGGGCCGGGACGAGTTCGACGCCGACGAGCAGGCCCAGATCGAGATGGCCCGGTATCGCTGCTTCCTGCTCGGACTACCGGAAGAGCTGCTGCCGACCGAACCGAAGGAGATGCTGGCGGTGTTCCTCGCCCGGGCTGCCACCCTGCGTAAGGGGTACGACGACGCCACCTGCGGCGAGCTCGTGCGAGCCACGATGGGCGCCTACCTGCGCCCGGACCGCTCCCTGCACAACCGGATCGGCGAGTCCTTCGAGCGCAGCTTCAGCACCGCGTTCTTCATCAAGGTGTTCCTCGAGGGCGACACGGAGCAGGCGGCGTCGATGGGCGTCTCCATGACCACCGGCGACAAGGTGCGGGTCGCGGCGGCGGCGCCGTTCATCTACGGCCGCCTGCAGGCGGTGCACCTGCTCAACCGGGTCCCGCCGCTGCGACCGGTCACCGACTCCCTCGTCACCTGGACCCTGCGCCGCCGACTGAAGGGCTACGGCCACGCCGAGTTCCGCACCGACGCCCAGACCTACACCCACGGCCGCCCGAAGGCCGCGGCGGCCTCCGAGCCCGCCGCCTGACGAGGCGCACGGGAGCGGGTCGTCAGAGCAGCAGCTCGTCGTAGGCCTGCCTGGTCCCCTCGTCGAAGCACACGAAGCGGATCTCCTCCAGGTCGGTGTCCACGCCCCGGACCGTCGACACCGCGATCTCGGCCGCGGGCCGCACGGGGTAGCCGTAGACCCCGGTGGAGATGGCGGGGAAGGCAACGCTGGCGGCGCCCACCTCGGCGGCCCGCTGGAGCGAGGTGGCGTAACACGAGGCCAGCAGCTCGGTCTCGCCCTGCTCGCCGCCTCGCCAGACCGGCCCCACGGTGTGGATGACCCACCGGACCGGG
This region of Acidimicrobiales bacterium genomic DNA includes:
- a CDS encoding nitroreductase family deazaflavin-dependent oxidoreductase, which produces MSEKRHDFHSLAWRAGNAFVALLARLGVGPIHLLTTTGHRTGREATVPVVPVDDGDRRWLVAPYGEVQWVRNVRSTDRVEMRYGRTSRRYRAHEAAPTEAGPVLKRYVAIAPKARPEFDATVDDPVEAFVAEADRHPVFELLAA
- a CDS encoding DUF2236 domain-containing protein codes for the protein MSVETLRERVRRQRDELPGMYGDIDFDRVPERLALGPDDESDYPTHIKLSRADLMADTSLIEVMATATMLGDVVCDAYVSLIPELGMQRLIEMVRSACRDGIEAVEGAPEELVAFIEAMEDTPDWIDLDLVERGARVERAGAALAAPYAIRGAFLATFLNEYAALPMAITGSLSDKRAARRVNETASFFATTVLPGGMRRDGPGFEAAAMVRLMHSMVRYNALRRSDRWDQERFGIPIPQVDQMPAGLISSFLIAAAVVKAGRDEFDADEQAQIEMARYRCFLLGLPEELLPTEPKEMLAVFLARAATLRKGYDDATCGELVRATMGAYLRPDRSLHNRIGESFERSFSTAFFIKVFLEGDTEQAASMGVSMTTGDKVRVAAAAPFIYGRLQAVHLLNRVPPLRPVTDSLVTWTLRRRLKGYGHAEFRTDAQTYTHGRPKAAAASEPAA